The following proteins come from a genomic window of Methanococcoides sp. AM1:
- a CDS encoding permease, with protein sequence MSTDYLLYLMNAGVQSVQNYLALHVLLCLVPAFFLAGAIASLFSKESVLKFFGADAPKYVSYSVAAASGCLLAVCSCTVLPLFAGIYKRGAGIGPATTFLFSAPAINILAIVYTAKILGYDLGVARAVVAVSLSLVVGLTMALIFERGKVERKKIATFGEEKHKNSAMLFILLLGILVIPEIVGTWIMMAAILVPLIAVTIYLSFKWFTREELSAWMGETWFLVKQITPLLLIGVFFAGVIVEVLPSEYVARFVGGESLSSNLIASVSGSLMYFSTLTEVPIISALTLLGMGKGPALSMLLAGPALSLPNMIVISRIMGAKRGASYIVLVVIIATLAGLGFGYFIG encoded by the coding sequence ATGTCAACTGATTATTTACTATATCTTATGAATGCTGGTGTTCAATCAGTTCAGAATTATCTTGCACTGCATGTGCTCCTCTGTCTGGTTCCTGCATTTTTCCTTGCAGGTGCAATAGCTTCACTGTTCTCAAAGGAGTCAGTATTAAAGTTCTTTGGAGCAGATGCACCAAAATATGTCTCATACTCAGTAGCTGCCGCGTCAGGATGTCTTCTTGCCGTGTGCAGTTGCACCGTACTCCCACTATTTGCAGGTATCTATAAAAGAGGTGCAGGGATCGGGCCTGCAACGACATTTCTCTTCTCGGCACCTGCCATAAATATACTTGCAATAGTTTACACTGCCAAGATCCTTGGCTATGATCTTGGGGTGGCAAGAGCCGTTGTTGCGGTTTCTTTATCTCTCGTTGTCGGACTTACAATGGCATTGATCTTTGAAAGAGGTAAGGTGGAGAGAAAAAAGATTGCCACTTTCGGAGAAGAAAAACATAAGAACAGTGCTATGTTGTTCATCCTGCTTCTGGGAATCCTTGTTATTCCGGAGATAGTCGGTACATGGATTATGATGGCAGCAATACTTGTTCCTCTGATAGCTGTTACTATTTACCTATCTTTCAAGTGGTTCACACGTGAGGAACTCTCTGCCTGGATGGGCGAAACTTGGTTCCTTGTAAAGCAGATCACACCTCTTCTTCTGATCGGTGTATTCTTTGCAGGGGTAATTGTGGAAGTTCTTCCTTCAGAATATGTTGCCCGGTTTGTTGGCGGCGAATCTCTCTCATCAAACCTGATCGCATCGGTCTCTGGATCCCTTATGTACTTCTCTACACTTACCGAAGTTCCTATTATCAGTGCCCTTACACTTCTTGGCATGGGTAAAGGTCCGGCACTATCTATGCTTCTGGCAGGACCAGCACTTAGTCTTCCGAACATGATCGTTATCAGCAGGATAATGGGTGCAAAAAGAGGAGCTTCATACATAGTACTGGTAGTTATAATTGCTACACTTGCAGGACTTGGATTTGGTTACTTTATCGGATGA
- the arsB gene encoding ACR3 family arsenite efflux transporter — protein sequence MADENKLGFFEKYLTVWIFACIVIGISLGRIFPQIAGTLDSMQVYEVSIPIAICLFFMIYPIMVQIDFKQVVKAGKTPKPVLVTLFINWAIKPFTMLFFAWLFMANIFAPYLTELQISQYIAGMILLGVAPCTAMVLVWGYLAKGNQGHTLVMVAINSLVMLFLYAPLARLLLGISDIVVPWETILLSVSMYVGVPLFAGYFSRNYLLANKGKEWFDTRFSPLMHNIAITALLVTLIALFSLQGDVILDIPLVIAMIAVPLLVQVLFIFFLGYGIAKVIGITYEDAAPTALIGASNHFEVAIAVAAMLFGINSGAALATVVGVLIEVPVMLGLVSICLRTKKMFK from the coding sequence ATGGCTGATGAAAATAAACTGGGTTTTTTCGAAAAATACCTGACTGTATGGATCTTTGCATGTATAGTCATTGGTATTTCTCTTGGCAGGATCTTTCCTCAGATCGCCGGAACACTGGATTCGATGCAGGTATATGAAGTTTCAATTCCAATTGCTATCTGCCTTTTCTTCATGATCTATCCAATCATGGTTCAGATCGATTTCAAACAGGTAGTAAAAGCAGGAAAGACTCCTAAACCTGTACTTGTTACATTGTTCATCAACTGGGCTATAAAGCCTTTTACGATGCTCTTCTTTGCATGGCTGTTCATGGCAAATATATTTGCTCCTTATCTCACAGAGCTCCAGATCTCACAATATATAGCAGGAATGATATTGCTCGGTGTCGCTCCATGTACTGCAATGGTGCTTGTATGGGGATATCTTGCAAAGGGTAATCAGGGTCATACATTGGTAATGGTTGCAATTAATTCCCTGGTCATGCTTTTCCTATATGCCCCTCTGGCAAGGCTCCTGCTTGGCATAAGCGATATCGTGGTCCCCTGGGAAACAATTTTGCTTTCCGTAAGCATGTATGTGGGTGTACCTCTGTTTGCCGGATATTTTTCACGGAACTATCTGTTGGCAAACAAAGGAAAGGAATGGTTCGATACAAGGTTTTCTCCTTTAATGCATAACATTGCTATTACTGCACTACTGGTCACATTGATCGCCCTGTTCTCACTTCAGGGAGATGTAATACTTGACATTCCACTTGTGATTGCGATGATCGCAGTTCCCCTTCTGGTTCAGGTGTTATTCATATTCTTCCTTGGATATGGCATTGCTAAGGTCATTGGGATCACTTATGAAGACGCAGCACCAACAGCACTAATTGGTGCCTCGAACCATTTCGAGGTTGCAATTGCAGTCGCAGCAATGCTTTTTGGAATAAATTCCGGTGCAGCTCTTGCAACCGTTGTGGGTGTGCTCATAGAGGTTCCTGTGATGCTCGGACTTGTAAGCATATGTCTGAGGACAAAAAAGATGTTCAAATGA
- a CDS encoding metallophosphoesterase, which translates to MKLLIISDVHGNKDALDAVLSVPHDEVICLGDLVDYGPDPSECIELIKNKNIATIKGNHDNAVASKVDCGCGYKYKHLSIATREYTWGQLSPDPMNFIRGLPLYIEKRFGDKKIHFAHGSPRSMYEYINPDTPEEDVLEMIDGLDTDLIVIGHSHIPFLRHVNNVTIINPGSVGQPRDGDVRASCAVFDTQTYSVQMIRCEYDLDPVCQRIVENMPHADELVDILKRGY; encoded by the coding sequence ATGAAACTTTTAATAATATCGGATGTCCATGGAAACAAAGACGCTCTTGATGCAGTACTTTCCGTACCGCATGATGAAGTGATCTGCCTTGGTGATCTTGTGGACTACGGTCCTGACCCTTCTGAATGTATCGAGCTCATCAAGAATAAGAACATAGCTACGATCAAAGGTAACCATGACAACGCAGTGGCTTCAAAAGTTGATTGTGGGTGTGGATACAAGTACAAGCACCTTTCCATCGCGACCAGGGAATACACATGGGGTCAGCTCAGTCCTGATCCTATGAATTTTATCAGGGGGCTACCACTCTATATTGAAAAAAGATTCGGTGATAAAAAGATACATTTTGCTCATGGAAGTCCGAGGTCAATGTATGAATATATCAACCCGGATACTCCCGAAGAAGATGTGCTTGAGATGATCGATGGTTTGGATACGGATCTCATAGTTATTGGTCATTCTCATATCCCCTTCCTCAGGCATGTAAATAATGTGACAATAATAAATCCCGGGTCTGTAGGCCAGCCAAGGGATGGGGATGTGCGTGCAAGTTGTGCTGTATTTGATACACAAACGTATTCAGTACAAATGATCAGATGTGAGTATGATCTGGATCCGGTGTGTCAGCGGATAGTGGAGAATATGCCTCATGCAGATGAACTCGTAGATATACTGAAAAGGGGTTATTGA
- a CDS encoding thioredoxin family protein, with translation MKIEVLGSGCAKCNKVKDLVEKVVNEAGIDAEIIKVEDINQILDYGVMVTPGLVVDGDVKIAGKIPSEDKVREWLTQ, from the coding sequence ATGAAAATAGAAGTCCTTGGTTCAGGTTGCGCTAAATGCAACAAAGTGAAAGATTTAGTGGAAAAAGTAGTCAATGAAGCAGGCATTGATGCCGAGATCATTAAGGTGGAAGATATCAATCAGATACTTGACTATGGGGTTATGGTAACTCCTGGGCTAGTTGTTGATGGCGATGTCAAGATCGCAGGCAAGATCCCTTCCGAAGATAAAGTAAGGGAATGGTTAACTCAGTGA
- a CDS encoding putative zinc-binding protein: MAEDIKCACESTNVALFSCSGASNVGQLSNQLAIELTEKGIGKMMCAVGIGGQVTGILRSAEGCDRIIAIDGCPLNCTKKTLELAGLEVDRHILVTDLGISKNKDLRVKGPEFADILEKVSEILAN; the protein is encoded by the coding sequence ATGGCAGAAGATATCAAATGTGCATGTGAATCTACTAACGTAGCATTATTTTCATGCTCCGGTGCTTCTAATGTAGGACAACTTTCCAACCAGCTTGCCATTGAACTAACTGAAAAAGGAATTGGTAAAATGATGTGTGCTGTAGGCATTGGAGGTCAGGTTACTGGTATTCTCAGGTCTGCAGAAGGCTGCGATCGTATAATAGCCATCGATGGATGTCCTCTCAATTGTACAAAGAAGACCCTTGAACTTGCAGGTCTTGAAGTGGATCGCCATATTCTGGTAACGGATCTTGGTATAAGTAAGAATAAGGATCTGAGGGTAAAAGGACCTGAATTCGCTGATATACTTGAAAAAGTGTCGGAAATTCTGGCAAATTAA
- the tgtA gene encoding tRNA guanosine(15) transglycosylase TgtA, whose product MSSIFEITHKDAAGRIGKLKTPHGVVETPTVMPVINPNLQVIKPSEMKGFGAQMLITNSYIISRKDNLREKALKDGLHSLLDYDGPIMTDSGSFQLSVYGDIDVTNEQIIEFQKTIGSDIGVPLDIPTPPDVPRSRAESELKTTLERLKEARGMVNEEMLLAGPVQGSTYPDLRQKCAEDLREHKFDVYPLGAVVPLMENYRYADLVDVIVSSKKGLDPTVPVHLFGAGHPMMFALAVALGCDLFDSAAYALYAKDRRYITSNGTYHIDNLSYLPCSCPVCISHTAEEVQKAENCSELLARHNLYVTFEEMRLVKQSIKEGNLLELVEQRCRTHPRMLEALKKMYSYTDWIEKYDPASKSTFFYCGPESAQRPEVLRFSNKLERFTIKGSAVIRPASKKDIKGYDNDLIFKAPFGAFPAELAEVYPFNAEVIRTPDIESLGKALENTIALIELNPDAKFTFINEDGFEHPLFEKLGQIADIKE is encoded by the coding sequence ATGTCATCGATATTCGAGATAACCCATAAAGATGCTGCAGGACGTATCGGGAAACTGAAAACACCGCATGGTGTTGTGGAAACTCCTACCGTCATGCCTGTCATCAATCCGAACCTTCAGGTCATCAAACCTTCCGAGATGAAAGGTTTCGGTGCCCAGATGCTAATTACCAATTCATATATCATATCACGCAAGGACAATCTGCGAGAAAAGGCGCTGAAAGACGGGCTCCATTCTCTTCTTGATTATGATGGTCCAATTATGACAGATTCCGGTTCATTCCAGCTTTCTGTCTATGGTGATATCGATGTAACTAATGAGCAGATCATCGAGTTCCAGAAAACGATCGGCTCTGACATAGGTGTTCCTCTGGATATTCCTACGCCACCGGATGTTCCACGCAGTCGGGCGGAATCAGAACTCAAGACAACTCTTGAGCGCTTAAAAGAGGCACGTGGAATGGTCAATGAAGAGATGCTTCTGGCAGGACCTGTGCAGGGTTCAACCTATCCTGACCTTCGCCAGAAGTGTGCAGAGGATCTTCGGGAACACAAGTTCGATGTGTATCCTCTGGGTGCAGTAGTTCCATTGATGGAGAATTACAGATATGCTGACCTTGTCGATGTTATCGTATCATCAAAGAAGGGCCTGGACCCGACAGTACCTGTACACCTTTTTGGTGCCGGACACCCTATGATGTTCGCACTTGCAGTAGCACTTGGCTGTGATCTTTTTGACTCTGCAGCTTATGCATTGTATGCAAAGGACAGGCGTTATATCACTTCCAACGGCACATATCATATTGATAACCTTAGCTATCTTCCATGCTCCTGTCCTGTATGCATATCCCATACAGCAGAAGAGGTTCAGAAAGCTGAGAACTGCAGTGAACTTCTTGCAAGGCATAATCTTTATGTTACATTTGAGGAAATGCGTCTTGTCAAGCAATCCATTAAGGAAGGTAATCTCCTGGAACTTGTGGAACAAAGATGTCGCACTCATCCGAGAATGCTGGAAGCACTGAAAAAGATGTATTCCTATACTGACTGGATCGAGAAATATGATCCGGCATCAAAGTCTACATTCTTCTATTGTGGTCCGGAGTCTGCACAGAGACCTGAAGTGCTGCGCTTTTCCAATAAGCTTGAGCGTTTCACCATAAAGGGTTCTGCTGTGATCAGGCCGGCTTCAAAGAAGGATATCAAAGGCTATGATAATGATCTGATCTTCAAGGCTCCATTTGGCGCATTCCCTGCTGAGCTTGCTGAGGTATATCCTTTCAATGCAGAAGTTATCAGGACTCCTGATATAGAATCTCTTGGAAAGGCCCTTGAGAACACTATTGCTCTTATCGAGTTAAATCCGGATGCAAAGTTCACATTTATCAATGAAGATGGATTTGAACATCCTCTATTCGAAAAGCTGGGGCAGATCGCAGATATTAAAGAATGA
- a CDS encoding UbiA family prenyltransferase, with amino-acid sequence MVSTTGSKTRNPYLELLRPEIADMDFALPAASALLASYLATSALPPLIPFIIAVIGGYAAITSSYVYNDCCDVDIDQINLPDRPLASAQVSQKQGLTYAFILFVIASVAAFYLNPESFMVLVIAVLTISIYSKLAKRLTFLSFVPVGIAYGLVPVGIWLAFDPAGILRGNDGVILPLPGIFFFIMMCVADWGFTLSGVSRDVEGDRAKGAPTFPVTFGVPATSKFVFICWSVGILSSFAIGITAHLGPIFFVGAILSGVWMIMQALDFVKNPLPQRGGRLFLQGSRYRGFMFGSLIVDVVLSIVLTSYAGILW; translated from the coding sequence TTGGTATCAACAACAGGATCAAAGACACGCAACCCTTACTTAGAACTACTAAGACCGGAAATCGCGGATATGGATTTTGCCCTTCCGGCAGCAAGTGCTCTACTTGCATCCTATCTGGCAACTTCTGCCCTTCCTCCGCTCATTCCTTTCATAATTGCTGTTATCGGTGGATATGCTGCTATCACAAGTTCCTATGTGTACAACGATTGCTGTGATGTGGATATTGATCAAATAAATCTTCCTGACAGGCCACTTGCTTCAGCGCAGGTATCTCAAAAACAGGGTCTTACATATGCATTTATTCTATTCGTGATCGCCTCAGTTGCAGCATTCTACTTAAATCCTGAATCATTTATGGTTCTGGTTATTGCAGTTCTTACTATCAGTATCTATTCCAAGCTGGCAAAAAGGCTCACATTCCTGAGTTTTGTACCAGTTGGTATTGCATACGGTCTTGTTCCTGTAGGTATCTGGCTTGCGTTCGATCCTGCCGGGATACTTCGGGGTAACGATGGTGTTATCCTGCCATTGCCTGGTATATTCTTTTTCATAATGATGTGTGTGGCTGACTGGGGTTTCACCCTTTCCGGAGTTTCCAGGGATGTAGAAGGCGATCGTGCAAAAGGTGCACCAACATTCCCTGTGACATTTGGAGTTCCTGCGACATCAAAATTTGTCTTTATATGTTGGTCTGTGGGCATTCTTTCATCGTTTGCTATTGGTATAACTGCACATCTTGGTCCGATCTTCTTTGTGGGAGCAATTCTTTCGGGGGTCTGGATGATAATGCAGGCACTCGACTTTGTTAAAAATCCTCTTCCACAGCGTGGTGGAAGGCTGTTCCTGCAGGGTTCAAGATACAGGGGATTCATGTTTGGTTCCCTTATAGTCGATGTAGTGCTCTCTATAGTTTTAACATCTTATGCAGGTATCCTGTGGTGA
- a CDS encoding NAD(P)/FAD-dependent oxidoreductase, translated as MDADIIVIGASPAGLMAARNASRKGAKVLVVDKKEIIGYPTHPANTFFKGMFDRSQEPVDQSYVMKNMKGAYLIAPSGGRVAIESPAYFLDRLKFDEYYAKQSMDAGAEVRMGVEVSSVFRSNGAMNLSTSDGVLSCSLVIVSDGINSKMAGLLGLEPMKHPNDIAWAMEAFVEAEGIGEPDMFEYYVGNHCPGWKSTYSPCGGNLATLGVYVRGHGKDVSPFFERWVEKFKQIKGLDELTVLERSVGGDPIITIPKQMLADGVMLVGGAAGQSGIGYSMHAGQMCGDVAADAIAKGNVSAKFLSEYRKRWNAEYRAEYVLGRIGLETLRKMTDPEIDDLMKTFEGVDFSFLSGTSFHRSMQLGLFMLKKNPKSLLAYRALLRNK; from the coding sequence ATGGATGCAGATATAATTGTAATAGGTGCTTCTCCGGCGGGTCTGATGGCAGCAAGAAATGCTTCCCGAAAAGGGGCAAAGGTGCTCGTTGTAGATAAAAAAGAGATAATAGGCTATCCTACACACCCTGCTAATACTTTTTTCAAAGGTATGTTCGACAGGTCACAAGAACCTGTTGACCAGAGCTATGTGATGAAGAACATGAAAGGTGCTTACCTGATAGCCCCTTCCGGAGGCAGGGTTGCTATTGAAAGTCCTGCATATTTCCTTGACCGGTTAAAGTTCGATGAATATTATGCAAAACAGAGCATGGACGCCGGAGCAGAAGTTCGTATGGGTGTTGAGGTAAGTAGTGTCTTCAGAAGCAATGGTGCTATGAACCTTAGTACTTCGGATGGCGTCTTATCCTGTTCTCTGGTGATCGTATCCGATGGCATCAATTCAAAGATGGCTGGTCTGCTTGGGCTTGAACCAATGAAGCATCCCAATGACATTGCATGGGCAATGGAAGCATTTGTAGAAGCTGAAGGCATTGGTGAGCCTGATATGTTTGAATATTATGTTGGAAACCATTGTCCGGGTTGGAAATCCACTTATTCTCCATGTGGGGGAAACCTTGCTACTCTTGGAGTTTATGTAAGGGGGCATGGGAAGGACGTATCTCCATTCTTTGAAAGATGGGTTGAAAAGTTCAAGCAAATAAAAGGTCTTGATGAACTGACTGTTCTTGAAAGATCTGTAGGCGGGGATCCTATTATCACTATACCCAAACAGATGTTGGCCGATGGGGTGATGCTGGTCGGAGGGGCTGCAGGTCAGTCCGGAATAGGATATAGTATGCATGCAGGTCAGATGTGTGGTGACGTAGCTGCAGACGCTATCGCAAAAGGTAATGTTTCGGCAAAGTTCCTTTCTGAATATCGCAAGAGGTGGAATGCCGAGTACAGGGCAGAGTATGTCCTTGGTCGCATAGGTCTGGAAACACTGCGCAAAATGACGGATCCTGAGATAGACGATCTTATGAAGACGTTCGAAGGCGTTGATTTCTCATTCCTTTCAGGTACTTCTTTCCACAGGTCAATGCAGCTTGGTCTTTTTATGTTAAAGAAGAATCCGAAGTCTCTTCTGGCTTACAGGGCCTTATTGAGGAACAAGTGA
- a CDS encoding radical SAM protein: MVNDKRYYFYKNPFYKVYATIEDGLVRMHTSGVASRAIKPLTSEMLDLFEGQRPALVKENELVFSTWMPPIPSKAFDRLVSSQMGYIRGKMVPEQVTISITEDCPNNCIHCALPDTLKRSSLSAADVKSTIDQVLDMGSTFIVFDGGEPLVYEGLEELISYVDRDLATTGMFTSGVGLTKERAISLKEAGLDMLSISLDSSTEKGHDTMRGRVGVFKDAIGAVKNSLDAGLLVNIYVVISPRNIDELDDFYKIATDLGVHEISFFEIVPTGRWMNRLDEMMTSEDHRKFDDFVKRTENMDGPKVFPIPHVLKKMGCFAGRKWLHITPEGDIFPCSCLPLSFGNIHEDKLSDVWRKIRKDSTYNGGTCLMRNSDFRKLHKFD; encoded by the coding sequence ATGGTGAATGACAAGCGGTATTACTTTTATAAAAATCCCTTTTACAAGGTCTATGCAACGATCGAAGATGGACTCGTCAGGATGCATACATCAGGAGTTGCATCGCGTGCTATCAAACCATTGACATCTGAGATGCTGGACCTTTTTGAAGGACAAAGGCCTGCATTGGTAAAAGAGAATGAGCTTGTTTTTTCTACGTGGATGCCACCTATACCCAGCAAAGCCTTCGATCGTCTGGTATCAAGCCAGATGGGTTACATACGTGGAAAGATGGTGCCTGAACAGGTCACAATTTCTATCACTGAGGATTGTCCTAATAATTGTATACACTGTGCTCTTCCTGATACTCTGAAAAGATCCTCGTTGTCTGCTGCTGATGTTAAAAGTACAATTGATCAGGTTCTCGATATGGGCTCGACCTTTATTGTCTTTGATGGTGGCGAACCGCTTGTCTATGAGGGGCTTGAGGAGCTTATCAGCTATGTTGATCGGGACCTTGCTACTACCGGAATGTTCACTTCGGGGGTGGGGTTGACAAAAGAGCGTGCAATTTCCCTTAAAGAGGCTGGACTCGACATGTTGAGCATAAGCCTTGACAGTTCGACCGAAAAAGGGCATGATACTATGCGAGGTAGGGTGGGTGTGTTCAAGGATGCTATTGGTGCTGTTAAGAATTCACTGGATGCCGGTCTGCTTGTAAATATCTATGTGGTCATATCTCCAAGGAACATAGATGAACTTGATGATTTCTACAAAATAGCAACAGATCTTGGTGTCCATGAGATCTCTTTCTTCGAGATAGTCCCTACGGGACGCTGGATGAACCGCCTGGATGAGATGATGACGTCAGAAGATCACAGGAAGTTCGATGATTTCGTGAAACGTACTGAAAACATGGATGGTCCTAAAGTGTTCCCAATTCCTCATGTACTAAAGAAGATGGGATGCTTTGCAGGAAGGAAATGGCTTCACATAACTCCGGAAGGTGACATATTTCCCTGTTCATGCCTTCCTTTATCCTTTGGGAATATTCATGAGGACAAGCTTTCCGATGTCTGGCGCAAGATCCGTAAGGATTCTACCTATAATGGCGGAACCTGTCTTATGAGGAATTCTGATTTCAGGAAGTTGCATAAGTTCGACTGA
- a CDS encoding coiled-coil protein, translating to MLKELNTKRQDLKTASEEAKEKRNGLNAEASTLAAKRNDLNKRTKELINEAQEYKKLRDENNEQVKENKAKRDEINAKANEVFAKVDALRTANNLTGPSIKDIRKDIDRLEFTQQTEVLTPGKEKELVNKITELQKLYVVKQEQLESNTELKTLLTEAQEIRDEASQFHNVLSEYAQKAQEYHDKMISTFKEADKMRAESDAAHKQFVEFQEKADEQHKLFIAAQKEIRDIDKEVRKIRKGEDTGKKVASMEDVRKDAEDIFDKFKSGQKLTTENLMTLQKSGLL from the coding sequence ATGTTGAAAGAATTGAACACCAAAAGGCAGGATCTTAAAACTGCCTCTGAAGAAGCTAAAGAAAAGAGAAATGGATTGAACGCTGAAGCAAGCACTCTGGCTGCAAAGCGTAATGATCTCAACAAGCGCACAAAAGAACTCATCAACGAAGCACAGGAATACAAGAAGCTACGTGACGAGAACAATGAGCAGGTTAAAGAGAACAAAGCAAAGCGTGACGAGATCAACGCCAAGGCAAACGAAGTATTTGCAAAGGTCGATGCATTACGTACCGCAAACAATCTCACAGGTCCATCCATCAAAGATATCAGAAAAGATATCGACCGTCTTGAGTTCACACAGCAGACAGAAGTGCTGACCCCAGGCAAGGAAAAGGAACTGGTCAATAAGATCACAGAGCTTCAGAAACTCTATGTCGTTAAGCAGGAACAGCTCGAGAGCAACACAGAGCTTAAGACCCTGTTAACAGAAGCACAGGAGATTCGCGATGAAGCATCACAATTCCACAATGTCCTTTCAGAATACGCACAGAAAGCACAGGAATATCATGACAAGATGATCTCCACCTTCAAGGAAGCCGACAAGATGCGTGCAGAATCTGATGCTGCACACAAACAGTTCGTCGAATTCCAGGAGAAAGCTGATGAACAACACAAGTTATTCATTGCAGCACAAAAAGAGATCAGGGACATCGATAAAGAAGTTCGCAAAATTAGGAAAGGCGAAGACACTGGCAAGAAGGTCGCATCTATGGAAGATGTTAGAAAAGATGCAGAAGACATCTTTGACAAGTTCAAGTCAGGTCAGAAGCTCACCACAGAGAACTTGATGACCTTGCAGAAATCCGGTCTGCTTTAA
- the serB gene encoding phosphoserine phosphatase SerB encodes MNSSNNISKKSYSKLIVFDMDSTLIDAESIDELARAAGVVDKVSVVTEKAMNGDINYNQALKDRVKLLKGLKLETAQEAMRAMQLMPGAKELVKHVKSLGFKTAMLSGGFTLSTDRVGELLGIDYVYSNILAVKDGYLTGEVSGPMTENFSKEVVFEKIAKEMGFETTDCIVVGDGANDICLFKRAGCAIAFNPKPILRQYADEVVTQKDLRAIIPIIDSLDLD; translated from the coding sequence GTGAATTCCAGCAACAATATTTCTAAGAAAAGTTATTCTAAACTGATCGTTTTTGATATGGACAGCACACTCATTGATGCAGAAAGCATTGATGAACTTGCACGTGCTGCAGGCGTTGTGGACAAGGTTTCTGTTGTTACCGAAAAAGCAATGAATGGCGATATCAACTACAATCAGGCTTTAAAGGACAGGGTCAAACTTCTAAAAGGATTAAAGCTGGAAACTGCACAGGAAGCAATGAGAGCTATGCAACTCATGCCCGGTGCAAAAGAACTTGTTAAACATGTAAAATCCCTGGGATTCAAAACAGCAATGCTGTCAGGTGGCTTCACGCTATCAACTGACAGGGTTGGTGAACTCCTTGGCATTGATTACGTATACTCTAATATACTTGCTGTAAAGGACGGATATCTTACAGGCGAGGTCAGCGGTCCAATGACAGAGAATTTCTCCAAAGAAGTGGTCTTTGAAAAGATCGCAAAGGAGATGGGTTTTGAGACCACTGATTGCATCGTTGTTGGTGATGGTGCCAACGATATTTGCCTCTTTAAACGAGCAGGATGTGCAATTGCATTTAATCCAAAACCGATTCTGCGCCAATATGCAGATGAGGTTGTTACCCAAAAAGACCTCAGGGCAATAATTCCGATCATAGATTCACTAGATCTGGATTAA
- a CDS encoding F420-dependent methylenetetrahydromethanopterin dehydrogenase — MAKIGFIKLGNLGMSQVIDLVQDEIAAREGISVRVFGTGPKMGKAEAAETEAFKEWGADFYVMISPNSSAPGPTAARELYKDVPCIVISDGPTKKDDRQALEDAGFGYIVMTVDPLIGAKTEFLDAVEMASFNSDAMKVLSTCGVVRMIQEELDAVAAQVDEGKSGNDLELPHILAKPEKCIERAGFNNPYAKAKALAALHMADKVAQINFPACFMMKEIEQVTLTTATGHEMMRAAAQLAIDAREIEKANDSVFRKPHSKKGVQMTKTSLYEKPQ; from the coding sequence ATGGCAAAAATAGGATTTATTAAATTAGGTAATCTCGGTATGAGTCAGGTCATTGACCTTGTCCAGGACGAAATCGCAGCAAGAGAAGGTATCAGTGTACGTGTTTTCGGAACTGGTCCTAAGATGGGTAAAGCAGAAGCTGCAGAGACAGAAGCATTCAAGGAATGGGGAGCTGATTTCTACGTTATGATCAGCCCTAACTCCAGTGCACCTGGCCCAACCGCTGCACGCGAGCTGTACAAAGATGTTCCATGCATTGTAATTTCCGATGGTCCAACCAAGAAAGATGACAGGCAGGCACTCGAAGATGCAGGTTTCGGTTACATCGTCATGACCGTAGACCCACTTATCGGCGCAAAGACAGAGTTCCTTGATGCTGTAGAGATGGCATCCTTTAACTCCGATGCAATGAAGGTCCTCTCAACCTGTGGTGTTGTCAGGATGATCCAGGAAGAACTTGATGCAGTTGCTGCACAGGTCGACGAAGGCAAGTCCGGCAATGACCTTGAGCTTCCACACATTCTCGCAAAGCCAGAGAAATGTATCGAGCGCGCAGGTTTCAACAACCCATACGCAAAGGCAAAGGCACTTGCAGCACTCCACATGGCTGACAAGGTCGCACAGATCAACTTCCCTGCATGCTTCATGATGAAGGAGATCGAACAGGTCACACTCACAACTGCTACCGGTCACGAAATGATGCGCGCAGCAGCACAGCTTGCAATCGACGCACGTGAGATCGAGAAAGCAAATGACTCTGTCTTCAGGAAGCCACACTCTAAGAAAGGCGTCCAGATGACAAAGACCTCATTGTACGAAAAGCCACAGTAA